A stretch of Parachlamydia sp. AcF125 DNA encodes these proteins:
- the lgt gene encoding prolipoprotein diacylglyceryl transferase has protein sequence MHAIVSLGWFYWDPSREIFRLPIIDRPLGWYGACFVLGFILGYFVILPLFRRKLLGTKVLLERDILNWALLAKDFKAAQSSPDPWMRSLYQKLSPETKKQLTQWQSMQEPDSLLKTALLQALNEGKGPRSRADLETLFPQTIAPVKQLCTALADQITWFVTVGTVVGARLGEIFFYDWPHYRDHPLDMFKIWEGGLASHGGVIGILIALFLFHRSIQKKFPELSILTLFDCLCIPACLGAFWIRIGNFFNQEIIGTYTNVPWAVVFGHPIYGQPGIPRHPVQLYEAFSYLGIFIFLYALWRWEKLKLAEGVLAGLFFILSFSARFLLEFFKLPMSYMVDESFLQMGQYLSIPFVLLGLFLVFYSHKKQKQLQIS, from the coding sequence ATGCATGCAATTGTATCCTTGGGATGGTTTTACTGGGACCCATCTAGAGAAATCTTTCGCCTTCCGATTATTGATCGGCCATTAGGTTGGTACGGGGCTTGCTTCGTCTTAGGCTTTATTCTTGGCTATTTTGTCATCCTTCCCCTCTTTAGGCGCAAGCTTCTCGGCACAAAAGTTTTGCTGGAAAGGGATATTCTCAATTGGGCCTTATTGGCTAAAGATTTTAAGGCTGCTCAAAGCAGCCCTGATCCATGGATGCGCTCACTCTATCAAAAGCTAAGCCCTGAAACAAAAAAGCAGCTAACCCAGTGGCAATCTATGCAAGAGCCCGATTCGCTCCTTAAAACAGCGCTTTTGCAGGCCTTAAATGAAGGCAAAGGGCCCCGGTCTCGCGCCGATTTAGAAACCTTATTTCCTCAAACTATCGCCCCTGTTAAACAACTTTGCACCGCTTTAGCCGATCAAATCACCTGGTTTGTCACCGTAGGCACCGTGGTAGGAGCTAGGTTGGGGGAAATTTTTTTCTACGATTGGCCTCATTATCGAGATCATCCTCTCGATATGTTCAAAATTTGGGAAGGAGGATTGGCTAGCCACGGAGGGGTGATCGGCATTTTAATCGCCCTATTTCTTTTTCATCGCTCCATTCAAAAAAAGTTTCCGGAGCTTTCTATCCTTACTCTTTTTGATTGTCTATGTATTCCGGCTTGTTTGGGCGCTTTTTGGATTCGGATTGGCAATTTTTTCAATCAAGAGATTATCGGCACCTACACAAACGTCCCTTGGGCGGTCGTTTTTGGCCACCCTATTTACGGACAACCCGGAATTCCCCGCCATCCCGTGCAACTTTACGAGGCTTTTTCTTATTTAGGGATTTTTATTTTTCTCTACGCCTTGTGGAGGTGGGAAAAGTTAAAACTGGCAGAAGGAGTTTTAGCTGGGTTATTTTTCATTCTAAGCTTTTCCGCCCGTTTCTTGTTAGAGTTTTTTAAACTCCCCATGAGTTATATGGTCGATGAATCCTTTTTACAAATGGGGCAATATTTAAGTATTCCGTTTGTGTTACTAGGATTGTTTTTAGTTTTTTATTCACATAAAAAACAAAAACAATTACAAATATCTTAG
- the odhB gene encoding 2-oxoglutarate dehydrogenase complex dihydrolipoyllysine-residue succinyltransferase — protein sequence MKEEIKVPPMGESITEAIVGTLIKPSGSTVQVDDEVLELETDKVNQVLYAKASGILTLQVKPGDTVKIGQVVGFVDAEAKQSAAPMPKRETVEEKKSKSRGPFPPSQGIRYGKEAFLAEIGNVDQNDFPSPLPVEKLHAPALSPEEATPPRKTNERETRRKMTQIRKVIANRLVEAQQATAMLTTFNEVDCSAIMAVREKYRDFFQKKHGVKLGLMSFFVKAVVSALRAVPELNSYIDKDEIVHREYFDIGIAVGTDRGLIVPVLRNCEQLSFAEIEKEIENYAKKAREGRLAMDDLQGGGFTITNGGIYGSLLSTPILNPPQSGILGMHKIEKRAVVMEDQIVIRPMMYVALSYDHRIVDGKEAVSFLVHVKNALEDPSRLLIEV from the coding sequence ATGAAAGAGGAAATTAAAGTTCCCCCTATGGGAGAATCGATTACTGAAGCAATTGTTGGAACCTTGATTAAGCCATCTGGTTCTACAGTTCAAGTGGATGATGAAGTTCTGGAACTAGAAACAGATAAAGTGAACCAAGTGCTTTACGCAAAAGCTTCTGGGATTTTGACTTTGCAAGTTAAACCAGGCGACACAGTAAAAATTGGACAAGTCGTAGGATTTGTCGATGCAGAAGCTAAACAAAGCGCAGCTCCAATGCCTAAGCGAGAAACGGTAGAGGAAAAAAAGTCAAAATCGCGAGGGCCTTTTCCCCCTTCGCAAGGAATTCGGTATGGCAAAGAGGCTTTTTTAGCAGAGATAGGAAATGTTGACCAAAACGATTTTCCATCCCCTTTGCCTGTAGAAAAGCTGCACGCCCCAGCACTTTCACCTGAAGAGGCTACCCCTCCCAGAAAAACAAACGAGCGCGAAACTCGGCGCAAAATGACCCAAATCCGAAAAGTGATCGCCAATCGATTAGTGGAAGCGCAGCAGGCGACTGCTATGTTAACCACCTTTAATGAGGTTGACTGTTCTGCCATTATGGCCGTAAGAGAGAAATATAGAGACTTTTTTCAGAAAAAACATGGGGTCAAATTAGGACTCATGTCTTTTTTTGTAAAGGCGGTGGTGTCGGCTTTACGCGCAGTTCCCGAACTGAATTCCTATATTGACAAAGATGAAATTGTGCATAGGGAATATTTTGATATCGGCATCGCAGTGGGTACCGATCGGGGGTTAATCGTGCCCGTCTTGCGTAATTGTGAGCAGCTCTCTTTTGCAGAAATTGAAAAAGAGATCGAAAATTATGCCAAAAAAGCCCGAGAGGGGAGATTAGCGATGGATGATTTACAAGGAGGCGGTTTCACCATTACCAATGGGGGAATTTATGGCTCTCTTCTTTCAACGCCTATCCTTAATCCTCCTCAAAGTGGGATTTTAGGGATGCATAAAATAGAAAAAAGGGCCGTTGTCATGGAGGATCAAATTGTGATTCGCCCCATGATGTATGTGGCTCTAAGCTATGATCATCGCATTGTCGATGGCAAAGAAGCTGTCTCCTTTTTAGTGCATGTTAAAAATGCCTTAGAAGATCCCTCAAGATTATTAATTGAGGTATAA
- a CDS encoding iron-sulfur cluster assembly accessory protein yields the protein MSEAKEVAEKVVIHKHMTIKDILSLFPHKAQRLSQEITNAGLNCVGCHAAVWETLEAGMLSHRMNEADIDRLVQRLNALLEEEEADATTITLTPRAAEKYKSILAEEGKEGWGIRFAEKFGGCNGFEYVLDYSEKALPSDRVFVSCDVEIHVDDCIADHMLGSVIDYVDGLHSSGFKVSNPHVRSSCGCGHSHGY from the coding sequence ATGTCAGAAGCAAAAGAAGTAGCAGAAAAAGTTGTCATTCATAAACATATGACGATTAAAGATATCCTCTCTCTTTTCCCTCATAAAGCGCAACGCCTTTCACAAGAGATCACAAATGCGGGCTTAAATTGTGTTGGATGCCATGCCGCTGTATGGGAAACTTTGGAAGCTGGAATGTTAAGCCACCGGATGAATGAAGCGGATATTGACCGTCTCGTCCAAAGATTAAACGCCCTTCTTGAGGAAGAAGAAGCGGATGCCACCACCATTACTTTAACACCCCGCGCTGCAGAAAAATACAAAAGCATTCTGGCTGAAGAAGGGAAAGAGGGATGGGGCATTCGTTTTGCTGAAAAATTTGGTGGATGCAATGGCTTTGAATATGTGCTTGATTATTCGGAAAAAGCGCTTCCTTCCGATCGTGTATTTGTTTCCTGCGACGTTGAAATTCATGTAGATGACTGTATTGCCGATCATATGCTCGGATCAGTCATTGATTATGTCGATGGATTGCACAGCTCTGGCTTTAAAGTTTCCAATCCACACGTTCGCTCTTCTTGCGGATGTGGCCACTCTCACGGCTATTAA
- a CDS encoding 2Fe-2S iron-sulfur cluster-binding protein, which translates to MSKSKLIFDHNNEEIELENGSPLAEVCEEAGVPFACTEGVCGTCVIVIKEGKENLTDPTQEEEDFLGEGTTDERLACQCKIKGGCVRISF; encoded by the coding sequence ATGTCAAAATCAAAGTTAATATTTGATCATAACAACGAAGAAATTGAACTTGAAAATGGCTCTCCTCTTGCCGAAGTATGTGAGGAAGCCGGCGTACCTTTTGCCTGCACGGAAGGTGTCTGCGGAACGTGCGTGATCGTCATCAAAGAAGGGAAAGAAAACCTTACGGATCCTACCCAGGAAGAAGAAGATTTTCTTGGGGAAGGCACGACAGATGAAAGGCTTGCATGCCAATGCAAAATCAAAGGTGGATGCGTACGTATTTCATTCTAA
- a CDS encoding ankyrin repeat domain-containing protein gives MATQPGLAHPQAVFVKPQLSQNARMNVHSFAIVHQHGTPTPRLSGAELSKRLRDLLQLKCSCCIKDLIAQGHKLLREENEEASLHGGFYLATAYELYCNLDIQEYKFDRQALNEYLDKVENSLKEGENLLHYFAAQENLSVFIYLFAERQNIKSHLNALAGGVIKETPLHVAIRMGSIPIVQFLLKEGADIKKAGDGQYAKTVLHAAVEYGQEEIVDLLLKHKDIPQILNAAQGEKGYTALHLAADKGYFSILCKLINYGAHTELPDVLHLTPLETLLEQENLDFKMQDKCACILLSKKDPSFFQLDNPSLKTCFINALKHGLPNVAKKLAANGLPQQEEQECSFLEIAAEAAFPRADSVALSPKEEHAEKRAAYIELIYWLLAEKRMDPNQKFKNSPDFLVHRICYAGCSALLSLLIELKVDLKILDSSQNNALHHACRSPTDCVDIVRILVGYDPTRAEAKNSDERSPLHLAALDGNEKSVQCLLNQPTHQIKLNQQDKDGNTPLHLVVIAGGIASLEAREHYCKISEALVKKGADLEILNQEKKTALALAFKSGNEAIIQTLVQAKINLQTLIGSLQGLYLSQETLSIFKIKASQEWEFKVPLEEIYVRLGIIENQERKTRDQALDKPSEYLQDARIPTHETIFEPKKNIEIEQLFKHASLEKKEAKRVYIQGAAGIGKSTLCHYIAYHWAKKDLWQGLFSCLFWIPLRNFTPEKYPANQGYTPADLIAKEYEGKIDRQVIEACINNVAFREKTLLVLDGYDELSAEEQGNTSLAKAFQKLKKLFPHILITSRPGSCSFDRSCELELLGFDKKGVDCYIDKFFAQVQAEEKKANLYRLLESSPNVSSLAHIPINLTLLCCLFNEDPEFFNSDQPITMTSIYERIVNWMYKWFMLRRIDQGLSKQTKKSILPEKDLRQNNPEVFNIATVFEKMAYFAMKHDTLYLKKEEIDNFRGGTITSDDVTDCGLVRIPEAEEKGYFIHLTFQEFLTASKVANRYLQGKREACQNFVRDYKFEPRYGLVFRMIAGCLSLAASNNRRYADADALKSFFDDLFSAPHDLAVRSELSLIAECFEECQNPAIVKQYEGFIELVKDYIKHLSLLGLDFPRLLRNKNILNHFKVIRAIRELFSASQTRENTLRNLLQILEAGQRLAPEIVRVIVETLKDPDVDSITKRSAAQALTAVAQQGGQLAKETLAALTQMLQEGDDFAKRHAANVLTAVAQQGDQLAKEALAALIHMLQEGDSAAKSSAAKALAAGAQQGRQLPKEALAALIHMLQEGDSAAKRCAAQALVEGAQQGAQLPKEVLPALIQMLQEGDLFVKIYAAEALTAGAQQGAQLPKEALSALIQMLQEGDFTTQRHAGQALAAVVQQGGQLAQQALAVLTQMLQEGNLTAKRCAAEALAKGAQQGDQLPKETLPALIQMLQEGDDFAKRYAAEALAAAAQQGDQLPKDTLPALIQILQEGDPAAKSSAAHVLAAGAQQGVQLPKEALPALLQMLQKGDDSAKWYAGQALAAVAQQGGQLPKETLDALIQMLQEGDFTAKRCAVQVLAAVAQQGGQLPTETLDALAQMLQEGNSTRRYAAYHVLALIHKNALLKMDLEVIAKVCFFSEDSFSAKNQHLQISDKRTTHISKDKLMLNCEEIRKKLPTELAVWRELLDSLGTAGSS, from the coding sequence TTGGCAACACAGCCTGGGCTTGCCCATCCCCAGGCTGTGTTTGTCAAGCCTCAGTTAAGTCAAAATGCTCGGATGAATGTGCACTCTTTCGCTATTGTGCACCAGCATGGGACGCCCACCCCTAGGCTATCAGGCGCAGAGCTTAGCAAGCGGTTAAGAGATTTGCTGCAATTGAAGTGCTCCTGTTGCATAAAAGATTTAATTGCACAAGGGCATAAACTTTTAAGAGAAGAAAATGAAGAAGCCTCCCTGCATGGGGGCTTTTATCTGGCCACAGCGTATGAATTATATTGCAACCTTGACATACAAGAATATAAATTTGATCGACAGGCCCTCAACGAATACCTGGACAAAGTAGAGAATAGCTTAAAAGAGGGAGAAAACTTACTTCATTATTTTGCAGCTCAGGAAAATCTTAGTGTTTTTATCTATCTCTTTGCTGAAAGGCAAAATATAAAATCACACCTCAACGCCTTAGCAGGAGGAGTGATCAAAGAAACGCCTTTGCATGTAGCTATTAGGATGGGGTCTATCCCTATTGTGCAGTTTCTACTTAAAGAGGGTGCAGATATCAAAAAAGCCGGGGATGGCCAATACGCTAAGACTGTGCTGCATGCCGCTGTTGAATATGGACAAGAGGAAATTGTCGACCTTTTGCTTAAACATAAAGATATCCCACAAATTTTAAATGCCGCACAAGGGGAGAAGGGGTACACCGCTCTGCATTTAGCAGCTGATAAGGGATATTTTTCCATTTTGTGCAAGCTTATTAACTACGGGGCGCACACTGAATTGCCAGATGTACTCCATCTTACCCCTTTAGAAACTCTGCTTGAGCAAGAAAACCTAGATTTTAAGATGCAGGATAAATGCGCTTGCATTTTATTAAGCAAAAAAGACCCTTCTTTTTTCCAGCTAGATAATCCCTCACTTAAAACATGCTTTATAAATGCTCTTAAGCATGGTTTACCCAATGTCGCAAAAAAGCTAGCTGCCAATGGGCTGCCCCAACAGGAAGAACAAGAATGTTCGTTTCTGGAAATCGCTGCCGAGGCAGCTTTTCCAAGAGCTGACAGCGTAGCCTTATCGCCTAAAGAGGAGCATGCAGAAAAGCGCGCTGCCTATATTGAGCTCATTTATTGGTTACTTGCAGAAAAAAGGATGGATCCTAATCAAAAATTCAAAAACAGCCCTGACTTTTTGGTTCATCGAATTTGTTACGCTGGTTGTAGCGCACTACTTTCCCTTCTGATTGAGTTAAAAGTCGATTTAAAAATACTCGATAGCTCTCAAAATAATGCTCTGCACCATGCTTGCCGCTCTCCGACAGATTGTGTCGATATTGTACGCATTTTGGTGGGATACGATCCTACTCGGGCGGAAGCTAAAAATAGCGACGAGCGCTCACCTTTACATTTAGCGGCACTCGACGGAAATGAAAAGAGCGTTCAATGCTTATTAAACCAACCTACGCATCAAATTAAGCTTAATCAGCAAGATAAAGATGGAAATACCCCCTTACATCTAGTTGTCATTGCGGGAGGGATAGCTTCTCTTGAAGCAAGAGAGCATTATTGCAAAATTAGTGAAGCCTTAGTGAAAAAAGGAGCCGACTTAGAGATCTTAAATCAGGAGAAAAAAACGGCATTAGCACTTGCTTTTAAGAGCGGAAACGAGGCCATTATACAGACTTTAGTTCAGGCAAAAATAAATTTACAAACTCTTATTGGCTCTCTTCAAGGCCTTTACCTTTCCCAAGAAACCCTCTCTATTTTTAAAATTAAAGCAAGCCAAGAGTGGGAATTTAAAGTGCCTTTAGAAGAAATTTATGTGCGGCTAGGCATTATTGAGAATCAAGAAAGAAAAACACGTGACCAAGCATTGGATAAACCTTCTGAGTATTTACAAGATGCTCGCATCCCCACGCATGAAACCATCTTCGAACCTAAGAAAAATATCGAAATCGAACAGCTTTTCAAACATGCAAGCCTTGAAAAAAAAGAGGCTAAAAGGGTTTATATCCAAGGGGCTGCTGGAATTGGCAAGAGCACTTTATGCCATTACATAGCTTATCACTGGGCAAAAAAGGATTTGTGGCAAGGCCTCTTTTCATGCCTTTTTTGGATTCCTTTAAGAAATTTTACCCCAGAAAAGTATCCCGCTAATCAGGGCTATACTCCCGCTGATCTGATTGCTAAAGAATATGAAGGAAAAATCGATCGTCAAGTCATCGAGGCTTGTATAAACAATGTCGCTTTCCGAGAAAAAACCTTGCTTGTGTTGGATGGTTATGATGAACTTTCAGCAGAAGAGCAAGGCAATACAAGTCTTGCTAAAGCTTTTCAAAAGCTAAAAAAGTTATTTCCCCATATTCTAATCACCTCCAGACCTGGTAGCTGTTCTTTTGACCGCTCTTGTGAGCTAGAGCTTCTAGGCTTTGATAAAAAAGGGGTCGATTGTTATATCGATAAATTTTTCGCACAAGTTCAAGCAGAAGAGAAAAAAGCAAACCTTTACCGTCTATTAGAGAGCTCTCCTAACGTTTCAAGCCTTGCTCATATTCCCATTAACTTAACCCTGCTGTGTTGCCTCTTTAATGAAGACCCTGAATTTTTTAATTCTGATCAACCCATTACCATGACCTCTATTTATGAACGGATAGTTAATTGGATGTATAAATGGTTTATGCTGAGAAGAATTGACCAAGGCCTTTCCAAACAAACCAAGAAGAGCATTCTTCCAGAAAAAGATCTTCGCCAAAATAATCCAGAAGTCTTCAATATTGCTACCGTTTTTGAAAAAATGGCTTATTTTGCCATGAAACATGATACTCTTTATTTGAAAAAAGAAGAAATCGATAATTTTAGAGGTGGCACAATCACATCGGATGATGTTACAGATTGTGGACTTGTGCGCATCCCTGAAGCTGAAGAAAAAGGTTATTTTATTCACTTAACTTTTCAAGAATTCCTAACCGCTTCAAAAGTTGCCAATCGGTATCTCCAAGGAAAAAGAGAAGCATGCCAAAATTTTGTGCGAGACTATAAATTTGAACCCCGCTATGGCTTAGTTTTTCGCATGATCGCAGGGTGTCTTTCCCTGGCTGCCTCAAATAATCGGCGCTATGCGGATGCGGATGCGCTAAAGTCCTTTTTTGATGACCTTTTTTCTGCGCCTCACGATTTAGCTGTCAGGAGCGAACTCAGCTTGATTGCAGAATGCTTTGAAGAATGCCAAAATCCTGCTATAGTGAAGCAGTATGAGGGCTTTATTGAGCTTGTAAAAGACTATATTAAACATCTCTCCTTGCTAGGTTTAGATTTCCCTCGGTTGCTCAGGAATAAAAATATTCTTAATCATTTCAAAGTAATTCGCGCTATCAGAGAATTATTTTCTGCCTCACAGACAAGGGAAAATACACTAAGGAACTTGCTACAAATCCTAGAAGCAGGGCAAAGGTTAGCTCCAGAAATAGTGAGAGTGATTGTTGAGACTCTTAAGGATCCTGATGTCGATTCTATTACTAAACGTTCTGCTGCACAGGCTCTAACAGCAGTGGCCCAGCAAGGCGGCCAGCTTGCTAAGGAAACGCTAGCGGCTCTCACCCAAATGCTCCAGGAGGGCGATGATTTTGCCAAAAGGCATGCTGCCAATGTTCTAACAGCGGTGGCCCAGCAAGGTGACCAACTTGCTAAGGAAGCGCTAGCGGCTCTCATCCACATGCTCCAAGAGGGCGATTCTGCTGCCAAAAGTTCTGCTGCCAAGGCTCTAGCAGCAGGGGCACAGCAAGGCAGGCAGCTTCCTAAGGAAGCGCTAGCGGCTCTCATCCACATGCTCCAAGAGGGCGATTCTGCTGCCAAAAGATGTGCTGCCCAGGCTCTAGTAGAAGGGGCACAGCAAGGCGCACAGCTGCCTAAGGAAGTGCTACCGGCTCTCATTCAAATGCTCCAGGAGGGTGACCTTTTTGTCAAAATATATGCTGCCGAGGCTCTAACAGCAGGGGCACAGCAAGGCGCACAGCTGCCTAAGGAAGCGCTATCGGCTCTCATTCAAATGCTCCAGGAGGGCGATTTTACGACCCAAAGGCATGCTGGCCAAGCTCTGGCAGCAGTGGTACAGCAAGGCGGTCAGCTTGCTCAGCAAGCGCTCGCGGTTCTCACCCAAATGCTCCAGGAAGGCAATCTTACTGCCAAAAGGTGCGCTGCCGAAGCTCTAGCGAAAGGGGCACAGCAAGGCGATCAGCTTCCAAAGGAAACGCTACCGGCTCTCATTCAAATGCTCCAGGAGGGCGATGATTTTGCCAAAAGGTATGCTGCCGAGGCTCTAGCAGCAGCGGCACAGCAAGGCGATCAGCTTCCAAAGGACACGCTACCGGCTCTCATCCAAATACTCCAGGAGGGCGATCCTGCTGCCAAAAGCTCTGCTGCCCATGTTCTAGCAGCAGGAGCACAGCAAGGCGTCCAGCTGCCTAAGGAAGCGTTACCGGCTCTCCTTCAAATGCTCCAGAAGGGCGATGATTCTGCCAAATGGTATGCTGGCCAGGCTCTAGCAGCAGTGGCACAGCAAGGCGGTCAGCTTCCAAAGGAAACGCTAGATGCTCTCATCCAAATGCTCCAGGAGGGCGATTTTACTGCCAAAAGGTGTGCTGTCCAGGTTCTAGCAGCAGTGGCACAGCAAGGCGGTCAGCTTCCAACGGAAACGCTAGATGCTCTCGCCCAAATGCTTCAGGAAGGCAATTCTACCAGGAGATATGCGGCTTATCATGTTCTAGCATTAATCCATAAAAATGCTTTATTAAAAATGGACCTCGAAGTCATTGCTAAGGTTTGTTTCTTTAGTGAGGATAGCTTTTCAGCTAAAAATCAGCACCTTCAAATTTCTGATAAAAGAACAACCCATATCTCTAAGGATAAATTAATGCTGAACTGCGAGGAAATAAGAAAAAAACTACCCACGGAGCTTGCCGTATGGCGGGAGCTACTAGATAGCCTCGGCACAGCCGGAAGCTCTTAA
- the lpdA gene encoding dihydrolipoyl dehydrogenase, translating to MTSTLSFDIVVIGSGPGGYVAAIRAAQLGFKTACIEKEPTLGGTCLNVGCIPSKALLYSSEMYHFLQKDAKTHGIEVSNLHVEFPQMMKRKQEVVSGFVQGVAGLFKKNKVERIAGTARLLSPHAIEVKKDGHVQKIQAKYIVLATGSEPIALPFLPFDEKIVLSSTGALSLPKIPKKLVVVGAGVIGVELASVYARLGSQVKVVERLDHICPMMDQAIRKALWQTLKKQGLEFYLSANVTGAEIGKEQVRVQVEQEGKNLTFEAEHVLVAVGRRPYSKGLGLQEVGIQVSPRGFVEVNQDLQTHCASVYAIGDLVEGAMLAHRASEEGIAVVEKLAGLHPQVNYMAIPNVIYTHPEVASVGLTEQEAKDAQLKVQIGSCLFKANSRARSIGDTDGMVKIIGEAKTGRLIGLHIIGPNASEMIGEGVIALEKKATLSDMAYASHPHPTLSEAIKEAALNALGHAIHF from the coding sequence ATGACTAGCACTCTTTCCTTTGATATTGTGGTGATTGGAAGTGGGCCTGGCGGGTATGTGGCAGCCATTCGAGCCGCACAGTTAGGTTTTAAAACCGCTTGCATTGAAAAAGAGCCAACTTTAGGTGGAACGTGCTTAAATGTAGGCTGCATCCCCTCTAAAGCCTTACTCTATTCTTCTGAGATGTACCATTTCTTGCAAAAAGATGCTAAGACCCATGGAATTGAAGTTTCAAATTTGCATGTGGAATTTCCTCAAATGATGAAGCGAAAGCAAGAGGTTGTGAGTGGATTTGTGCAAGGCGTAGCGGGACTTTTCAAAAAAAATAAGGTGGAAAGGATAGCTGGCACAGCGCGTTTGCTTTCTCCTCATGCAATCGAAGTGAAAAAAGACGGACATGTGCAAAAGATCCAGGCGAAATACATTGTCTTGGCAACTGGCTCAGAACCGATTGCTTTACCGTTTCTTCCTTTTGATGAGAAAATTGTCCTCTCTTCCACAGGAGCCCTCAGCTTGCCAAAAATCCCTAAAAAATTGGTTGTAGTGGGAGCTGGAGTGATTGGGGTGGAATTGGCCTCAGTTTATGCGCGCCTTGGTTCCCAGGTGAAAGTTGTGGAAAGGCTCGATCATATTTGCCCTATGATGGATCAAGCCATCCGTAAAGCTTTATGGCAAACTTTAAAAAAACAAGGGCTTGAGTTTTATTTAAGCGCTAACGTGACAGGTGCTGAGATTGGTAAAGAGCAAGTACGTGTCCAAGTTGAACAGGAAGGAAAAAATCTAACATTTGAAGCCGAGCATGTACTGGTAGCGGTTGGACGCCGTCCCTACAGTAAGGGCTTAGGATTGCAGGAAGTAGGGATTCAAGTGTCTCCTAGAGGATTTGTGGAAGTCAATCAAGATTTACAAACGCATTGTGCTTCAGTCTATGCGATTGGAGATTTGGTAGAGGGAGCGATGTTAGCGCATCGCGCATCTGAAGAAGGAATTGCCGTGGTGGAAAAACTCGCTGGTTTACATCCCCAGGTGAACTACATGGCAATTCCAAATGTGATCTATACCCATCCAGAAGTTGCGTCAGTGGGGTTAACTGAGCAAGAAGCTAAAGATGCCCAATTAAAAGTGCAAATCGGCAGCTGCCTTTTTAAAGCAAATTCTCGCGCAAGATCGATAGGGGATACTGACGGAATGGTTAAAATTATTGGAGAAGCAAAGACGGGGCGCCTAATTGGTTTGCATATCATAGGCCCCAATGCCTCTGAAATGATTGGAGAAGGGGTGATTGCCTTAGAAAAAAAAGCCACTCTGTCTGATATGGCCTATGCCTCTCATCCCCATCCCACACTCAGCGAAGCGATCAAAGAAGCAGCTCTCAATGCTTTGGGACATGCCATCCATTTTTAG